In Pigmentibacter ruber, a genomic segment contains:
- a CDS encoding ABC transporter substrate-binding protein codes for MRFITLILSFLLNICFFSSAHSSAEYSYQKKTNYYETMPPAKKGGVLHFPISSDPKVMNPLLSDDTASSAVEGYLWLSLFSIDPETLEFIPNLAKDFKVSADKKNYTFTLYESAKWQDGSSVTTDDIKFSFDTLMDTKTHAAALRSFFEGVTLKIIDKQSFVFSISEPRFDTLNVLASFTPIQKKQFENTKDFNLDKGIMNPVGNAAYIFDKFLRSQKIIFKRNKNWWAKDLPHFKNRFNPDEIILDIIPDPNLTYEKFLKGDVDQISFTAEQWHNKVTNIDKNKFGTKQNEKPIWSLKVKNKFPKPYNYIAWNLKNSLFSDVKTRTALSYLVDYNKILEKIFFNLYTQSTSPFGSFTENSAPELRSKQNIISFNKEKAISLLKEAGWKNDGSGILTRNINGKIEKFEFNLDINSNNTTRQKIAEIVKENFKSVGIKVNIRSYEWNTFLDLINKRKFEAVILAWTGSLFPNAKQIWDSESESNEGSNFVSYSNPKVDELIKKANIEFNSAKRQKIMQEINRIIYHDQPYTFIAEVNYVLEGLNSKIYSSRWIANYESGAASDLFYLVK; via the coding sequence ATGAGATTTATAACCCTAATTTTATCTTTCCTACTCAATATTTGCTTTTTTTCCTCTGCTCATTCTTCCGCTGAATATTCTTACCAGAAGAAAACAAACTACTATGAAACTATGCCTCCTGCAAAAAAAGGGGGAGTTTTACATTTTCCTATTAGTAGTGATCCAAAGGTAATGAATCCTCTTCTCAGTGATGATACTGCTTCTTCTGCAGTAGAAGGATATCTTTGGCTTTCTTTATTTAGCATTGATCCTGAAACTTTAGAGTTTATTCCTAATCTTGCAAAAGATTTTAAAGTTTCTGCTGATAAGAAAAACTATACTTTTACTCTTTATGAAAGTGCCAAATGGCAAGATGGAAGTTCTGTAACAACTGATGATATTAAATTTTCATTTGATACATTAATGGATACAAAAACTCACGCAGCAGCTTTAAGATCTTTTTTTGAAGGTGTAACTTTAAAAATAATAGATAAACAAAGTTTTGTTTTTTCAATATCAGAACCACGATTCGATACTTTAAATGTTTTAGCTTCCTTTACTCCTATCCAGAAAAAACAATTTGAAAATACAAAAGATTTTAATTTAGATAAAGGAATTATGAATCCAGTTGGCAATGCAGCCTATATATTTGATAAATTTCTCCGTTCGCAAAAAATTATTTTTAAAAGAAATAAAAATTGGTGGGCAAAAGATTTACCGCATTTTAAAAATAGATTTAACCCTGATGAAATTATTTTAGATATTATTCCAGATCCTAATCTTACATATGAAAAATTTTTGAAAGGTGATGTCGATCAAATTTCATTTACTGCAGAGCAATGGCATAATAAAGTTACAAATATCGATAAAAATAAATTTGGAACAAAACAAAATGAAAAACCAATATGGTCTTTGAAAGTAAAAAATAAATTTCCAAAGCCTTATAACTATATTGCTTGGAATTTAAAAAATTCATTATTCAGTGATGTAAAGACTAGAACAGCTCTATCTTATTTAGTCGATTATAACAAAATATTGGAAAAGATTTTTTTTAATCTTTATACACAAAGTACTTCACCATTTGGTTCTTTTACAGAAAATTCTGCTCCCGAACTGAGAAGTAAACAAAATATCATTTCTTTTAATAAAGAGAAAGCAATTTCATTGTTAAAAGAAGCTGGTTGGAAAAATGATGGTTCAGGAATTTTAACAAGAAATATAAATGGAAAAATTGAGAAATTTGAGTTTAATTTAGATATTAATAGTAATAATACAACGCGACAAAAAATTGCAGAAATTGTTAAAGAGAATTTTAAATCAGTAGGAATTAAAGTAAATATCCGATCATATGAGTGGAATACTTTTCTCGATCTTATTAATAAAAGAAAGTTTGAAGCTGTTATTTTAGCTTGGACTGGTTCCTTATTTCCAAATGCAAAACAAATTTGGGATTCTGAGTCCGAATCGAATGAAGGGTCAAATTTTGTAAGTTATAGTAATCCAAAAGTTGACGAATTAATAAAAAAAGCAAATATTGAATTTAATTCTGCAAAAAGACAAAAAATAATGCAAGAAATTAATAGAATTATTTATCATGATCAGCCTTATACTTTTATCGCAGAAGTAAATTATGTCTTAGAAGGTTTAAATAGTAAAATATATTCATCACGCTGGATTGCAAATTATGAATCAGGTGCGGCAAGTGATTTATTTTACTTAGTAAAGTAA